One window from the genome of Jeotgalibaca sp. MA1X17-3 encodes:
- the gpsB gene encoding cell division regulator GpsB, translated as MADKNLTTKDILQKEFKTAMRGYNSGEVDEFLDMIIRDYESYQKDMTYLQSENERLRNRVDELTKQASLGKRTQATTNTGSGVTNFDILKRLSNLEKHVFGSKLEDKRDENGLGS; from the coding sequence ATGGCCGATAAAAATCTAACAACAAAAGATATACTACAAAAAGAATTTAAAACTGCTATGCGTGGTTATAATAGCGGTGAAGTTGATGAATTTTTAGATATGATTATTCGCGATTATGAATCTTACCAAAAAGATATGACCTACTTACAGAGTGAAAATGAACGTCTTCGTAATCGAGTGGATGAGCTTACAAAGCAAGCATCATTAGGAAAACGAACACAAGCAACAACTAATACTGGTAGTGGCGTAACAAATTTTGATATTTTGAAACGACTATCTAATTTAGAAAAACATGTTTTTGGTTCGAAGTTAGAGGATAAACGTGACGAAAATGGATTAGGTTCATAA
- the deoC gene encoding deoxyribose-phosphate aldolase, with product MEENNIENLNKYIDHTILKPDAIEEEIRNLCEEAAQYNFMSVCIQPYWVKKAKAFLDGTDVKVCTVIGFPHGANTAEVKAYEAKQAVQNGATEVDMVINIGALKDGDYTYVQNEIAGVVKAIEGQAILKVIIETSLLTDQEKEKVCQLADAAGANFVKTSTGFSTGGATLSDVRLMRKTVQESVEVKASGGVRSYKDALDFIEAGATRLGTSSGKKIVDEWLLEK from the coding sequence ATGGAGGAGAACAACATCGAAAATTTAAATAAATACATTGACCATACTATTTTGAAACCTGACGCAATAGAGGAAGAAATTAGAAATTTGTGTGAAGAGGCTGCACAATATAATTTTATGTCCGTTTGTATCCAACCATACTGGGTAAAAAAAGCAAAAGCCTTTTTGGATGGCACAGATGTAAAAGTATGTACCGTTATTGGTTTTCCACATGGAGCGAATACAGCTGAAGTAAAAGCGTACGAAGCAAAACAAGCTGTACAAAATGGAGCTACCGAAGTAGATATGGTCATTAATATTGGAGCGTTGAAAGACGGCGATTATACATATGTACAAAATGAGATTGCTGGTGTTGTAAAAGCAATAGAAGGGCAAGCTATTTTAAAAGTAATTATTGAGACAAGTCTATTAACCGACCAAGAAAAAGAAAAAGTTTGTCAACTTGCAGATGCCGCAGGAGCAAATTTCGTGAAGACTTCAACAGGATTCTCTACTGGTGGAGCCACTCTTTCAGATGTTCGCTTAATGAGAAAAACAGTTCAAGAGAGTGTTGAAGTAAAAGCAAGTGGCGGAGTCCGTTCTTATAAAGATGCTCTAGATTTCATCGAAGCAGGAGCCACTCGTTTAGGAACTTCAAGTGGTAAGAAAATTGTCGATGAATGGCTGCTTGAAAAATAA
- a CDS encoding DNA-3-methyladenine glycosylase, with protein MKIKKIFKEGNSTEEIAQNLLGKLLVHETIKGRISGFIVETEAYLGVPDLAAHSYGGKRTKRTEAMFQKQGTLYVHVMHTHVLLNISTQAEGTPEGVLIRAIEPYEGISYMESQRAKHGFHLTNGPGNLTKALGITMEQYGDSIFGETLYLDEHTIRIPKEITGTPRIGIANKGIWTEKPLRFIVSGNPYVSRRKHKISPDYGWKEV; from the coding sequence ATGAAAATAAAAAAAATATTTAAAGAAGGGAACTCTACCGAAGAAATCGCTCAAAATCTTTTAGGCAAACTGTTAGTACACGAAACAATAAAAGGAAGAATTTCTGGATTTATTGTTGAAACAGAAGCTTATCTAGGTGTCCCTGATTTAGCTGCTCATAGCTATGGAGGGAAAAGAACCAAACGAACAGAAGCGATGTTTCAAAAACAAGGCACCTTATATGTTCATGTGATGCACACTCATGTTCTTTTAAATATCAGCACACAAGCAGAAGGGACTCCAGAAGGGGTTTTAATTCGTGCGATAGAACCGTATGAAGGAATCTCGTACATGGAAAGCCAACGTGCTAAACACGGTTTTCACCTTACAAATGGACCAGGAAATCTCACAAAAGCATTAGGGATAACTATGGAGCAATATGGGGATTCTATTTTTGGAGAAACACTTTATTTAGATGAACATACGATTCGAATACCAAAAGAAATTACAGGTACACCTCGGATCGGTATTGCTAACAAAGGAATCTGGACAGAGAAACCTTTACGATTCATTGTTTCAGGAAATCCGTATGTATCAAGAAGAAAACATAAAATTTCACCTGATTATGGGTGGAAAGAAGTTTGA
- the dtd gene encoding D-aminoacyl-tRNA deacylase, producing the protein MRVVIQKVTQASVEIDKEIVGKIGKGFTLLVGVGQEDTSEDVAYLARKISLMRVFEDEEGKMNLALSDVKGAILSISQFTLLANTKKGNRPSFIEAAEPKLGETLYQELNDLLVQKGFQVETGVFGADMQISLVNDGPVTIILDSKNK; encoded by the coding sequence GTGCGGGTAGTGATTCAAAAAGTAACACAAGCAAGCGTTGAGATAGACAAAGAGATTGTAGGCAAAATAGGAAAAGGATTTACACTCTTAGTTGGAGTAGGTCAAGAAGATACTTCTGAAGATGTAGCCTATTTAGCAAGAAAGATTTCTTTGATGCGAGTTTTTGAAGATGAAGAAGGGAAAATGAACCTAGCTTTATCAGACGTAAAAGGAGCTATTCTTTCTATCTCGCAATTCACTTTATTAGCGAATACGAAAAAAGGAAATCGACCAAGCTTTATCGAAGCAGCTGAACCAAAACTTGGAGAAACACTCTATCAGGAGTTAAATGATCTCCTGGTTCAAAAAGGGTTTCAAGTAGAAACAGGAGTTTTTGGTGCAGACATGCAAATTTCTTTAGTGAATGATGGACCAGTTACCATTATTCTCGATAGTAAAAACAAATAA
- a CDS encoding bifunctional (p)ppGpp synthetase/guanosine-3',5'-bis(diphosphate) 3'-pyrophosphohydrolase, whose product MPKNKAYTKEEVIGICALYMNETHVAFVQKAADFAEEAHKDQYRKSGEKYFIHPTQVAAILAELKLDPETIATGFLHDVVEDTPYTLEDIEHKFSKTVAVLVDGVTKLGKIKYKSHEEQLAENHRKMLLAMANDIRIIMVKLADRLHNMRTLKYHRPDKQLSISNETLEIYAPLAHRLGMNRMKWELEDISLRYLNPQEYYRIVHLMNSKRNEREHYIEDTIEKIKFSIEELSIHAEIYGRPKHIYSIFHKMNDNKKQFSEIYDLLAVRVIVDTIKDCYAVLGAIHTKWKPMPGRFKDYIAMPKANMYQSLHTTIIGSKGTPIEIQIRTMDMHQVAEYGVAAHWAYKEGITDKIEGDDNLQNQLNWFGDLIDLQDDSRDASDFVESVKEDIFKDKVYVFTPKGDVMELPSGAGPLDFAYSVHSEVGNKTVGAKVNKKIVPLNYKFQNGDIVEVMTSPNSLGPSRDWVNLVTTNKAKNKIRRFFKLQDREKNIEKGKDLLEKQIQEMEFSPKEFLTKPGLKDATQRFNMGTEQDLYAAMGYGELSPFIVANKLTEKARKEIEQKKKLEAMETIDQTSKKDSTKMKIRHEDGIVIEGVDNLLIRISHCCNPVPGDDIIGYITKGRGISVHRADCPNVNVSEENQARLIEVEWEDTGTALIDYETELRVEGYNRSGLLNEVLHVVNTMTKNLNSVNGKVDSNKVAVVTLRLGIQNLSQLEKIVDKIKNIPDVYSVRRVTL is encoded by the coding sequence ATGCCTAAAAATAAAGCATATACAAAAGAGGAAGTAATCGGAATATGCGCATTGTATATGAATGAAACGCATGTGGCATTTGTCCAAAAAGCCGCTGATTTTGCGGAAGAAGCCCATAAAGACCAATATAGAAAGTCAGGAGAAAAATATTTTATTCATCCTACTCAAGTTGCTGCTATTTTAGCAGAATTAAAGTTGGATCCTGAAACGATTGCGACTGGATTTCTCCATGATGTAGTGGAAGATACACCTTATACTTTAGAGGATATTGAACATAAATTTTCTAAAACTGTTGCGGTACTAGTCGATGGTGTTACAAAATTAGGGAAAATAAAATATAAATCTCATGAAGAACAATTAGCTGAGAATCATCGTAAAATGTTGCTCGCAATGGCAAACGACATTCGTATTATAATGGTTAAATTAGCGGATAGACTACATAATATGCGAACCTTAAAATACCATAGACCTGATAAGCAATTAAGTATATCTAATGAAACGTTAGAAATTTATGCACCACTAGCCCATCGGTTAGGTATGAATCGAATGAAATGGGAATTGGAAGATATTTCTTTACGTTACTTGAACCCACAAGAGTACTATCGAATTGTACACTTGATGAATAGCAAACGAAATGAACGAGAACACTACATTGAAGACACCATTGAAAAAATTAAATTTTCTATAGAAGAACTGAGTATTCATGCAGAAATTTATGGAAGACCCAAACATATTTATTCTATTTTCCATAAGATGAACGATAATAAAAAACAATTTAGCGAGATTTATGATTTATTAGCGGTTCGCGTAATTGTTGATACAATTAAGGACTGTTATGCAGTATTAGGGGCCATTCATACGAAGTGGAAACCAATGCCTGGCCGTTTTAAGGATTATATTGCTATGCCGAAAGCAAACATGTATCAATCCCTACATACTACAATTATTGGGTCAAAGGGAACACCGATTGAAATTCAAATTAGAACGATGGATATGCACCAAGTAGCTGAGTATGGAGTTGCAGCACACTGGGCTTATAAAGAAGGGATTACTGATAAAATTGAAGGAGATGATAATCTCCAAAATCAATTGAATTGGTTTGGTGATTTAATAGATCTTCAAGATGATTCCCGAGATGCAAGTGATTTTGTAGAGAGTGTTAAAGAAGATATTTTTAAAGATAAAGTCTATGTGTTTACGCCTAAGGGTGACGTAATGGAACTACCTTCAGGAGCAGGGCCATTAGATTTTGCATACAGTGTTCACTCAGAAGTAGGAAATAAAACTGTAGGAGCAAAAGTCAACAAAAAAATAGTTCCATTGAATTATAAATTCCAAAATGGAGATATCGTAGAAGTGATGACTTCTCCAAATTCTTTAGGACCTAGTCGTGATTGGGTTAATCTAGTAACGACTAACAAAGCAAAAAATAAAATAAGACGCTTTTTCAAACTACAAGATCGAGAAAAAAATATTGAAAAGGGAAAGGATTTGTTAGAAAAACAAATTCAAGAAATGGAATTCTCCCCTAAAGAATTTTTAACGAAACCTGGTTTGAAAGATGCAACGCAACGATTCAACATGGGAACAGAGCAAGACCTTTATGCGGCAATGGGGTACGGAGAGTTATCACCGTTTATTGTTGCTAATAAATTAACTGAAAAAGCTCGAAAAGAAATAGAACAAAAGAAAAAATTAGAAGCAATGGAAACAATCGATCAAACTTCTAAAAAAGATTCTACGAAAATGAAAATTCGTCATGAAGATGGAATTGTTATTGAGGGAGTAGACAACTTACTCATTCGAATTAGTCATTGTTGTAATCCCGTTCCTGGTGATGACATTATTGGATATATCACAAAAGGAAGAGGAATATCTGTACATCGTGCAGATTGTCCGAATGTTAACGTTTCGGAAGAAAATCAAGCACGTTTAATTGAAGTGGAGTGGGAAGATACAGGAACTGCTTTAATTGACTATGAAACGGAACTAAGAGTGGAAGGATACAATCGTTCTGGACTACTGAATGAAGTGTTACACGTAGTTAATACGATGACAAAAAATCTAAACAGTGTGAACGGAAAAGTAGATAGTAATAAAGTTGCGGTGGTTACTTTAAGATTAGGAATTCAAAATCTGTCTCAACTAGAAAAAATTGTAGATAAAATTAAAAATATTCCTGATGTTTATAGTGTTCGTCGAGTAACGTTATAA
- a CDS encoding DUF3013 family protein, whose translation MQKSMIEKINETMKDLHFPCEWRIEWFKQKHMIEIVIMIPISAKNNEEKVTDRYGIVNEKADFIFEDTILLYDIHLAEIKDDNYITAIEFDEPDGLYGGTIQAICKNLRITVGEAIVQLKEFFSEEDQMRFEMEWKDENYQSTIRTLKNTGRFDEYLYIYPSDITEDLEGNHGME comes from the coding sequence ATGCAAAAGAGTATGATTGAAAAAATTAATGAAACAATGAAAGACTTACATTTCCCATGTGAATGGCGGATTGAGTGGTTTAAGCAAAAACACATGATTGAGATTGTTATTATGATTCCTATTTCTGCAAAAAATAATGAAGAAAAGGTTACAGATCGTTATGGAATCGTAAATGAAAAAGCTGATTTTATTTTTGAGGATACAATTTTGTTGTATGATATTCATTTAGCAGAAATCAAAGATGATAATTATATAACCGCTATTGAATTTGATGAACCAGATGGCCTCTACGGGGGGACGATTCAAGCAATCTGTAAAAATTTACGAATTACGGTAGGAGAAGCAATCGTTCAGCTGAAAGAATTTTTCTCTGAAGAAGATCAAATGAGATTTGAAATGGAATGGAAAGACGAGAATTACCAAAGTACAATTCGAACATTAAAAAATACCGGAAGATTCGATGAGTACCTATATATATACCCATCTGATATTACCGAAGATCTGGAGGGAAATCATGGAATGGAATGA
- a CDS encoding 16S rRNA (uracil(1498)-N(3))-methyltransferase: MQRYMISHSLEKFPEAPIQLVGEHYHHMKNVMRFKPKTKVFLTDATGYSCIAEITSLTNEYVELHWVKEETINRELPVHVTIACGLSKGDKLDLVVQKSTELGVNKVIPFKSKYSVVKWDEGKVKKKQQRFQKIASEAAEQSHRQSVPVIEEMKNIEQLINYSQTYAHKLVAYEEEAKTGELGRFVQTLQKMKPGEDLLIVFGPEGGLDPSEMELFQDHGFISCGLGPRIMRAETAPLYTLAAISYHYELLN; the protein is encoded by the coding sequence ATGCAACGCTATATGATATCCCATTCATTAGAAAAATTTCCAGAAGCTCCTATTCAATTGGTAGGGGAGCATTATCATCATATGAAGAATGTGATGCGATTCAAACCGAAAACCAAAGTATTTTTAACGGATGCAACGGGTTATTCGTGCATTGCAGAAATTACTTCTTTAACAAATGAATATGTAGAATTACACTGGGTGAAAGAAGAAACTATAAATAGAGAGTTACCCGTTCATGTTACGATTGCTTGTGGATTATCGAAAGGAGATAAACTAGATCTTGTCGTACAAAAAAGTACTGAATTAGGCGTCAATAAAGTTATCCCTTTTAAATCAAAATATTCTGTTGTAAAATGGGATGAAGGAAAAGTTAAAAAGAAACAACAACGATTTCAAAAAATTGCTTCTGAAGCGGCTGAACAATCACATCGTCAGTCTGTACCCGTAATAGAAGAAATGAAGAACATAGAGCAGTTAATTAACTATTCTCAAACATATGCACATAAATTAGTTGCCTATGAAGAAGAAGCAAAAACCGGCGAATTGGGTCGTTTTGTCCAAACCTTACAGAAGATGAAACCTGGGGAAGACTTACTTATTGTTTTTGGACCAGAAGGTGGACTAGATCCTAGTGAGATGGAACTATTTCAGGATCATGGGTTTATTTCATGCGGGTTGGGGCCTAGAATTATGCGGGCGGAAACAGCACCACTATATACACTGGCAGCTATTTCTTATCATTATGAATTATTAAATTAA
- a CDS encoding ribonuclease HI family protein, producing the protein MYRIFIDGAANPTQKTSGVGILIVHQGEQIQISTPLEKYYDNHETEMIAFIEVLQYLVDQKITDELILCHTDSKMLLTAIEKRYSKKENHRILLKEILPLLNEFSNFHLKWIPEKENKGADHLAKAALIKAKKYVESN; encoded by the coding sequence ATGTATCGGATTTTTATTGATGGTGCGGCAAATCCTACACAGAAAACGTCAGGGGTAGGAATTCTTATTGTTCACCAAGGAGAACAAATTCAGATCAGCACGCCCCTAGAAAAATATTACGACAATCACGAAACAGAAATGATTGCATTCATTGAAGTATTGCAATACTTAGTCGATCAAAAAATAACAGATGAATTGATCCTTTGCCATACTGATAGTAAAATGCTCCTCACAGCTATTGAAAAAAGATATAGTAAAAAAGAAAATCATCGAATCCTATTGAAAGAAATCTTGCCATTATTAAATGAATTTTCAAATTTTCATTTAAAGTGGATTCCTGAAAAGGAAAACAAGGGTGCAGATCATTTAGCAAAAGCAGCTCTAATAAAAGCAAAAAAATACGTAGAATCTAATTAA
- a CDS encoding 50S ribosomal protein L11 methyltransferase: protein MEWNEVVIVTSTEAVDAVANLFMDAGAKGTAIEDELDFINLKDDGFGQIKEYREQPEKITTFM from the coding sequence ATGGAATGGAATGAAGTAGTAATCGTTACCTCTACTGAAGCGGTGGATGCAGTTGCTAATCTTTTTATGGATGCAGGAGCAAAAGGAACCGCAATAGAAGATGAATTAGATTTTATTAATTTAAAAGACGATGGATTTGGACAAATTAAAGAATATAGAGAGCAGCCAGAAAAAATCACCACGTTTATGTAA
- a CDS encoding class I SAM-dependent RNA methyltransferase, translated as MTEYQLLATAASGIEALTGDELKEMGYEVQVENGKAFFKGTEEDIIKTNLWIRTGDRIKIVFGMFEAFSFDELFEKTKALPWEDILPMDANFPVSGKSQKSTLYSVPDCQAIVKKAIVDKISSFYHRRTRLPETGAQYPIEVAILKDIVTITIDTSGSSLFKRGYRSEKGGAPIKENMAASLIKLTTWRPNKPFYDPTCGSGTIPIEAALMGLNIAPGLQRSFVSEDWNIFPENMWTEERHKAKMAADYSVELDILGTDIDGRMIEIAQSNAKKAGVEEYISFRQMQLSDFKTEKEFGIIVANPPYGERLEEQDYIEELYRQMGDTYRSLPTWSKYILTSDLEFERFYGRRATKKRKLYNGRLRVDYFQFWGKRPQRKRNTEK; from the coding sequence ATGACTGAATATCAATTACTTGCTACAGCTGCAAGCGGAATCGAAGCGCTAACTGGTGATGAACTAAAAGAGATGGGTTATGAAGTCCAAGTAGAAAATGGAAAAGCTTTTTTTAAAGGGACAGAAGAAGATATTATTAAAACTAATTTATGGATCCGTACGGGAGATCGTATTAAGATTGTCTTTGGAATGTTTGAGGCATTTTCTTTTGATGAATTATTTGAAAAAACAAAGGCTTTACCATGGGAGGATATTCTTCCGATGGATGCAAATTTCCCTGTATCGGGTAAATCTCAAAAATCAACTTTATACAGTGTTCCAGATTGTCAGGCCATCGTAAAAAAAGCAATTGTAGATAAAATCTCATCGTTTTATCACCGTAGAACTCGTCTTCCTGAGACCGGTGCTCAATATCCAATAGAGGTAGCTATTTTGAAAGATATAGTTACCATCACCATTGACACATCTGGTTCTAGTTTGTTTAAGAGAGGATATCGATCTGAAAAAGGAGGAGCTCCTATTAAAGAAAACATGGCAGCTTCCCTCATCAAATTGACTACTTGGAGACCGAATAAGCCTTTCTACGACCCTACCTGTGGTTCTGGAACTATTCCAATTGAAGCTGCTCTAATGGGGCTTAATATTGCTCCCGGACTACAACGTTCGTTTGTTTCGGAAGATTGGAATATATTCCCAGAAAATATGTGGACAGAAGAACGACACAAAGCAAAAATGGCTGCTGATTATTCTGTTGAATTAGATATACTAGGAACAGATATAGATGGCAGAATGATTGAAATTGCTCAAAGTAATGCAAAAAAAGCAGGCGTAGAAGAGTATATTAGCTTTAGACAAATGCAACTAAGTGATTTTAAGACAGAAAAAGAATTCGGGATTATTGTTGCAAATCCTCCTTATGGAGAACGTTTGGAAGAACAAGACTATATCGAAGAATTATACCGTCAAATGGGAGATACCTATCGCTCTCTTCCTACTTGGAGTAAGTATATATTGACAAGTGATTTGGAGTTTGAACGTTTTTATGGCCGAAGAGCTACTAAAAAAAGAAAATTATACAATGGGCGTCTTCGCGTAGACTACTTCCAATTTTGGGGTAAACGTCCACAACGTAAAAGAAATACCGAAAAATAA
- a CDS encoding N-acetylmuramoyl-L-alanine amidase: protein MEKIRKKRNMFFLVLVILFMSVGSLGTVALANYTNVLIEASVVNVRLGPGLTYDIMTQIQGGTAVNVLAEKNEWYKVRLADNRIGWIASWLINNTEVAASQNLIATVLESSVNIREENNDDSDIVGSAVSGDKFDLLYEENGWSQIHYNDQVAWILSSLIEISPGSIQETIETESSQEETAVAIDENTALVLFNDVNVRSGPSLDKKILWNANKGDSYSLVGTNGDFYEILDSDGQTGFIATWLVDTNSSTEENNIVQTNTTLSEATIVIDPGHGGIDPGAEGIDLYEKEVTLKTAERVAEKLRSSGANVILTRSADEDISLEERAWISNSSNADLFISIHYDSTPEDVYGTGVTTYYYQDEHLALAELMNSKLEQFLPLQNNGSRFGNYLVLRENTQPSVLLELGYINNNDDLNTFDTDYYRGLVADSLYEALVEYFE from the coding sequence ATGGAAAAAATAAGAAAGAAAAGAAACATGTTTTTTCTTGTCTTAGTCATTTTATTTATGAGTGTAGGTTCACTTGGAACCGTTGCTCTTGCTAATTACACGAATGTCCTTATTGAAGCCAGTGTAGTAAACGTTAGACTCGGCCCTGGACTTACCTATGACATCATGACTCAAATTCAAGGTGGAACAGCTGTTAATGTTCTAGCTGAAAAGAATGAATGGTACAAGGTAAGATTAGCGGATAACCGAATTGGTTGGATTGCTAGTTGGCTCATTAATAACACCGAAGTAGCTGCTTCTCAAAATTTAATTGCTACAGTATTGGAGTCTTCAGTAAATATTCGTGAAGAAAACAATGATGATTCAGATATTGTTGGATCAGCTGTTTCTGGAGATAAGTTTGATTTGTTATATGAAGAAAATGGTTGGAGTCAAATACATTATAATGATCAAGTCGCTTGGATTTTATCATCATTAATAGAAATTTCTCCTGGTTCTATTCAGGAAACAATCGAAACAGAGTCCTCACAAGAAGAGACAGCCGTAGCTATTGATGAAAATACAGCGTTGGTACTATTTAATGATGTCAACGTTCGATCAGGTCCATCATTAGATAAAAAAATTCTATGGAATGCTAATAAGGGAGATTCCTATTCACTAGTTGGAACGAATGGAGATTTTTATGAAATTCTTGATTCTGATGGTCAAACAGGTTTTATAGCCACTTGGCTTGTAGATACAAATTCCTCCACTGAGGAAAATAATATCGTTCAAACAAATACTACCCTTTCTGAAGCAACAATCGTTATTGATCCAGGACATGGAGGAATTGATCCAGGAGCTGAAGGAATTGATCTTTATGAAAAAGAAGTAACTTTAAAAACGGCAGAACGAGTTGCAGAAAAGTTAAGATCTTCTGGAGCAAATGTTATTTTGACTCGATCAGCAGATGAAGATATCTCTTTAGAAGAACGCGCATGGATTAGTAATTCATCTAATGCAGATTTATTTATTAGTATTCATTACGACTCAACTCCAGAAGATGTTTACGGAACAGGTGTAACAACCTATTATTATCAAGATGAACATCTGGCTCTAGCTGAATTAATGAATAGTAAACTCGAACAATTTCTTCCTTTACAAAACAACGGTTCCCGATTTGGTAACTATTTAGTACTAAGAGAAAACACACAGCCTTCAGTCCTATTGGAATTAGGATATATCAATAATAATGACGATTTAAACACATTTGATACTGATTATTATCGAGGTCTCGTTGCCGATAGCCTATACGAAGCGTTAGTAGAATATTTTGAATAA
- a CDS encoding RidA family protein — protein MNEYNAVLSRNTEKAPMNDGLCSQTVAYSHYNNFSAQLPIDPVSGKLVEGGIKEQAEQCFKNIKEIVNSINHVMNDIVKVTIYVTNIKDTVAIDEVYKNVFPSYTPTRTVVAIDSLPMNASVQIDALLSYGEGTIPNAPQSGDLIKLTNNTINAPISLFSTQTVAFSHYNNLSTQLPIDPKSGRLISGGIKEQTIQCLQNIKAILESIDVPFDDIVKINIFIKNYDDLEAVNEVYTTFFPDSSIARAVAYFPARTVIAAKNLPMDALVQIEAVVSHGDGTPPQLVEDRHGLIIEANNTDAAPKNPLSTQTVAFSHYNHLSAQLPIDAKTGTLVTGGVKEQAEQCLRNMKVIIESIDHSLEDVVKVNIFLKNIEDMNAVNTVYKTFFPDGSPARTVVGISTLPMEALIQIDAVVSNAEGTPPIK, from the coding sequence ATGAACGAATATAATGCAGTATTATCCAGAAATACAGAAAAAGCACCTATGAATGATGGACTATGCTCACAAACCGTAGCATATTCTCACTACAATAATTTTTCTGCTCAATTACCGATCGATCCAGTATCTGGGAAATTAGTAGAGGGTGGAATTAAAGAGCAAGCGGAGCAATGTTTTAAAAATATTAAAGAAATTGTTAACAGTATCAATCATGTAATGAATGATATTGTTAAAGTTACAATATATGTCACGAATATAAAAGATACCGTTGCTATAGATGAAGTTTATAAAAATGTATTTCCTAGCTATACTCCTACAAGAACTGTAGTGGCAATTGATTCTTTGCCAATGAACGCTTCCGTACAAATTGATGCTCTCCTTTCATATGGTGAAGGAACGATTCCAAATGCGCCTCAATCCGGAGACTTAATTAAACTTACAAATAATACAATAAATGCACCAATCAGTCTTTTCTCTACCCAAACAGTAGCTTTCTCTCATTACAATAATCTTTCTACTCAATTACCGATTGATCCAAAATCTGGTAGATTAATTTCCGGAGGTATAAAAGAGCAAACAATCCAATGTTTACAAAATATAAAAGCAATTCTAGAGAGCATCGATGTTCCCTTTGATGATATTGTTAAAATTAATATTTTCATTAAAAATTATGATGACTTAGAAGCGGTAAATGAAGTCTATACTACCTTTTTCCCAGACTCATCTATTGCACGAGCGGTAGCTTATTTCCCTGCACGAACAGTTATCGCCGCAAAAAATCTTCCAATGGATGCTTTAGTCCAAATCGAAGCAGTCGTATCACATGGAGATGGTACTCCACCACAGCTTGTAGAAGATCGTCATGGATTAATTATAGAAGCAAATAACACAGATGCAGCACCTAAAAATCCTTTGTCAACACAAACAGTAGCTTTTTCTCATTACAATCATCTTTCTGCACAACTACCAATAGATGCAAAAACAGGAACATTAGTCACTGGTGGTGTAAAAGAACAAGCTGAACAGTGTTTAAGGAATATGAAGGTGATTATTGAAAGTATTGATCACTCTTTAGAAGATGTTGTTAAAGTAAATATCTTCCTTAAAAATATAGAAGATATGAATGCCGTAAATACCGTTTATAAGACATTCTTTCCAGATGGTTCTCCTGCGCGAACAGTCGTTGGTATTTCAACTTTACCGATGGAAGCTCTTATCCAAATAGATGCAGTTGTATCAAATGCTGAAGGAACTCCTCCAATAAAATAA